One genomic segment of Bradyrhizobium diazoefficiens includes these proteins:
- a CDS encoding isovaleryl-CoA dehydrogenase translates to MLRDTVRAFVEAEVAPRAAEVEKANLFPADLWKRFGDLGLLGMTAPEQYGGSNMGYLAHIVAMEEISRGSAAVGLSYGAHSNLCVNQIRRNGTDAQRERYLPKLISGEYVGALAMSEPGAGSDVVSMKLRADKRGDRYVLNGSKMWITNGGDADVLVVYAKTDPEAGPRGMTAFLIEKGFKGFTHGQHLDKLGMRGSNTYPLFFDECEVPEENVLGGIGEGVKVLMSGLDYERAVLSGGPLGIMAACMDAVVPYVHERKQFGQPIGDFQLMQGKLADMYSTWQATRAYVYAVGRACDRADHARSLRKDAAAAILYSAEKATWMAGEAIQALGGVGYTSEFPVGRLWRDAKLYEIGAGTSEVRRMLIGRELMAETA, encoded by the coding sequence ACCTGTTCCCGGCCGACCTGTGGAAGCGGTTTGGCGACCTCGGCCTGCTCGGCATGACCGCGCCGGAGCAGTATGGCGGCTCCAACATGGGCTATCTCGCCCACATTGTCGCCATGGAGGAGATTTCGCGCGGCTCGGCCGCGGTCGGCCTGTCCTACGGCGCGCATTCCAATCTCTGCGTCAACCAGATCCGCCGCAACGGCACCGACGCGCAACGCGAACGCTATCTGCCGAAGCTGATCTCCGGCGAGTATGTCGGCGCGCTCGCGATGTCCGAGCCCGGCGCCGGCTCCGACGTCGTCTCGATGAAGCTGCGCGCCGACAAGCGCGGCGATCGCTACGTGCTGAACGGCTCGAAAATGTGGATCACCAATGGCGGCGATGCCGACGTGCTGGTGGTCTACGCCAAGACCGATCCTGAGGCTGGCCCGCGCGGCATGACCGCCTTCCTGATCGAGAAGGGATTCAAGGGCTTCACGCATGGCCAGCATCTCGACAAGCTCGGGATGCGCGGCTCCAACACCTATCCGCTGTTCTTCGACGAGTGCGAGGTGCCCGAGGAGAACGTGCTTGGCGGCATTGGCGAGGGCGTCAAGGTGCTGATGTCCGGCCTCGATTATGAGCGCGCGGTGCTGTCGGGCGGCCCGCTCGGCATCATGGCGGCGTGCATGGACGCGGTGGTGCCCTACGTGCACGAACGAAAGCAGTTCGGCCAGCCGATCGGCGATTTCCAGCTGATGCAGGGCAAGCTCGCCGACATGTATTCGACCTGGCAGGCGACGCGCGCCTATGTCTATGCGGTGGGCCGCGCCTGCGACCGCGCCGACCACGCGCGCAGCCTGCGCAAGGACGCGGCCGCCGCGATTCTCTATTCTGCGGAAAAGGCGACGTGGATGGCGGGCGAGGCGATCCAGGCGCTCGGCGGCGTCGGCTATACATCCGAATTTCCGGTCGGACGGCTCTGGCGCGACGCCAAGCTGTACGAGATCGGCGCGGGCACGTCCGAAGTGCGCCGCATGCTGATCGGCCGCGAGCTGATGGCCGAGACAGCTTAA
- a CDS encoding carboxyl transferase domain-containing protein produces the protein MPLHSSIDPSSSDFARNSDAMRALVADLREKLNQVAGGGGEPSRNRHTARGKMLARERVDLLVDPGTSFLELSPLAAYGLYGGDVHSASVVTGVGRIAGRECVIVANDATIKGGTYYPMTVKKHLRAQDIARQNNLPCVYMVDSGGAFLPLQDEIFPDERHFGRIFYNQAQMSSQGIPQIAIVMGSCTAGGAYVPAMSDESIIVRNQGTIFLGGPPLVKAATGEVVSAEELGGADVHSRQSGVTDHYAQNDAHAIGIARRIVGTLKPSVRPNLNMHKPREPLFAAEEIYGVVPVDGRKPFDVRDIIARVVDGSEFDEFKKLYGTTLVCGFAHIWGYPVGIIANNGILFSESSLKGAHFIELCCQRGIPLVFLQNITGFMVGKKYEAGGIARDGAKLVTAVATASVPKFTVVIGGSYGAGNYGMCGRAYAPRFLWMWPNARISVMGGEQASMVLSQVRRDNIEAKGDSWSKEEEDKFREPIRVQYESQGHPYYATARLWDDGVIDPADTRLVLGLGLSAASNAPIEPTKFGLFRM, from the coding sequence ATGCCGCTCCATTCCAGCATCGATCCATCGTCATCAGATTTTGCGCGCAATTCCGACGCCATGCGCGCCCTCGTCGCCGACTTGCGCGAGAAGCTGAACCAGGTCGCCGGCGGCGGCGGCGAGCCCTCGCGCAACCGTCACACCGCGCGCGGCAAGATGCTGGCGCGCGAACGGGTCGACCTGCTGGTCGATCCCGGCACCTCGTTCCTGGAGCTGTCGCCGCTCGCGGCCTACGGTCTCTATGGCGGCGACGTGCATTCGGCGAGCGTCGTCACTGGCGTCGGGCGCATCGCCGGCCGCGAATGCGTGATCGTAGCGAATGACGCCACCATCAAGGGCGGCACCTACTACCCTATGACCGTGAAGAAACATCTGCGCGCGCAGGACATCGCGCGGCAGAACAATCTGCCCTGCGTCTACATGGTGGATTCCGGCGGCGCCTTCCTGCCGCTCCAGGACGAGATCTTTCCGGACGAGCGGCACTTTGGCCGCATCTTCTACAACCAGGCGCAGATGTCGTCACAGGGCATTCCGCAGATCGCGATCGTGATGGGCTCCTGCACCGCCGGCGGTGCCTATGTGCCGGCGATGTCGGACGAGAGCATCATCGTGCGCAACCAGGGCACCATCTTCCTCGGCGGTCCACCGCTGGTGAAGGCTGCGACGGGCGAAGTCGTCAGCGCCGAAGAGCTCGGCGGTGCCGACGTGCATTCGCGCCAGTCTGGCGTGACGGATCATTACGCTCAGAACGATGCCCATGCGATCGGCATCGCCCGGCGCATCGTCGGCACGCTGAAGCCCTCTGTGCGGCCGAATCTCAACATGCACAAGCCGCGCGAGCCGCTATTTGCGGCGGAGGAGATTTACGGCGTGGTGCCGGTCGACGGCCGCAAGCCGTTCGACGTCCGCGACATCATTGCCCGCGTGGTCGACGGCTCCGAGTTCGACGAGTTCAAGAAGCTGTACGGCACGACGCTGGTGTGCGGCTTTGCCCACATCTGGGGCTATCCGGTCGGCATCATCGCCAACAACGGCATTCTCTTCAGTGAAAGTTCACTGAAGGGCGCGCATTTCATCGAGCTGTGCTGCCAGCGCGGCATCCCGCTGGTGTTCTTGCAGAACATCACCGGCTTCATGGTCGGCAAGAAGTACGAAGCCGGCGGCATCGCGCGCGACGGCGCCAAGCTGGTCACCGCGGTTGCGACCGCCTCGGTGCCGAAATTCACCGTGGTGATCGGCGGCTCCTACGGCGCCGGCAATTACGGCATGTGCGGGCGCGCCTACGCGCCGCGGTTCCTGTGGATGTGGCCGAATGCGCGCATCTCGGTGATGGGCGGCGAGCAGGCCTCGATGGTGCTGAGCCAGGTCCGGCGTGACAATATCGAGGCCAAGGGAGACAGCTGGTCGAAGGAGGAGGAAGACAAATTCCGCGAGCCGATTCGCGTGCAATATGAGAGCCAGGGGCATCCGTACTATGCGACCGCGCGTCTGTGGGACGACGGCGTGATTGATCCTGCGGACACGCGGCTCGTGCTAGGGCTCGGCCTCTCGGCGGCGTCGAATGCGCCGATCGAGCCCACGAAATTCGGCCTGTTCAGGATGTGA